A region from the Mercenaria mercenaria strain notata chromosome 7, MADL_Memer_1, whole genome shotgun sequence genome encodes:
- the LOC128558243 gene encoding uncharacterized protein LOC128558243, whose product MYKGLAGDDSKTPAQAHQRKNKLYSPSALTSAYKLVKEDGVSVRKAAALTRVPESTLRDRTLGNVHPDTTSAGTAPLFDQFQEVKLVNHFKKMAAFGYGYTRQECVDIASDFAVQLGKRRKDKPLTMKWMRGFLKRWPELKVLKPKGLEFSRAKMASKEVVFNYFSNLKSTLEKHNLANKPHLIFNVDEKVISVEHKPPYIVAGSSYTPSAVTSGKGKTVTILGCGSAAGQAIPPYLVFPGQRMREELLHGASPGADGTISESGWSNSSIFRHYIENHFLKFAPGHNGQKILLILDGHKSHVSVGLSEWALQYGIIIFILPPHCSHILQPMDVGCFGPFQRIYDAQCHKLIRQSSTIITRYNICEVACQVYTKALSSENIQSSFRRSGIYPFSVDAVPKEKLLPAEVFQSESTDAINDADSQETVEGGIMVDQLRTEEDTITDLFEKKENDLKKVKSEHKSKQRKTMSKIVAGKEITEEIVAKMTEHEKNQQKPSQNKHDKLKSMKKDKVNVIVSEPLSPKPGPSHINLIPDTDTDDSMIDEDELCCQCKRYTPEEVSRSISIIFVKWGRCDNVIRGKTCNHWVHLSYCTPVRVLRRSDSFLCPCCDKEE is encoded by the exons atgtacaaaggtTTAGCTGGAGATGATTCGAAAACGCCAG CCCAAGCACATCAGAGAAAAAACAAGTTATATTCACCCAGTGCCCTAACGTCTGCATATAAACTGGTAAAGGAAGATGGTGTTTCAGTCAGGAAGGCGGCAGCCCTCACCAGAGTGCCTGAATCTACTCTTAGAGATAGAACTTTAGGGAATGTGCATCCAGATACCACTTCTGCTGGAACTGCACCTCTATTTGATCAATTTCAAGAAGTTAAACTTGTAAATCACTTTAAAAAGATGGCTGCATTTGGATATGGGTACACCAGACAAGAATGTGTGGACATAGCAAGTGATTTTGCTGTACAGTTGGGTAAACGGCGAAAAGATAAACCATTGACAATGAAATGGATGCGTGGTTTTTTAAAGCGTTGGCCCGAACTGAAAGTACTTAAGCCAAAGGGTCTTGAATTTTCTAGGGCCAAAATGGCCTCAAAAGAAGTAGTTTTCAACTATTTTTCTAACCTGAAATCTACCTTGGAAAAACACAATTTGGCTAACAAACCCCACCTGATTTTCAATGTCGACGAAAAGGTCATTTCTGTGGAGCATAAACCACCTTACATTGTTGCTGGCTCTTCTTATACTCCATCAGCTGTCACTTCTGGTAAAGGAAAGACTGTCACCATTTTGGGTTGTGGGAGTGCTGCAGGACAAGCTATCCCTCCTTACTTGGTCTTCCCCGGACAGCGCATGAGAGAAGAACTGTTACACGGAGCTTCTCCTGGAGCTGATGGCACCATCAGTGAATCTGGGTGGTCAAACTCATCCATTTTCAGACActacattgaaaatcatttcttgaaatTTGCTCCTGGTCATAATGGACAGAAGATTCTTCTTATACTTGATGGCCACAAGTCTCATGTCAGCGTTGGTTTGTCTGAATGGGCTCTTCAGTATGGAATCATCATCTTCATTCTTCCTCCCCACTGCAGCCACATTTTACAACCAATGGATGTTGGATGTTTTGGACCCTTTCAAAGAATTTATGATGCACAATGCCACAAACTAATCAGACAGTCATCAACAATCATTACTCGATACAATATCTGTGAAGTTGCTTGTCAGGTGTACACTAAAGCCCTCTCATCTGAAAACATTCAGTCATCTTTTCGCCGCTCTGGTATCTACCCTTTCAGTGTTGATGCAGTTCCAAAGGAGAAGCTATTGCCAGCTGAAGTTTTTCAGAGTGAGAGTACTGACGCAATAAATGATGCTGACAGCCAAGAAACAGTGGAAGGTGGAATTATGGTTGATCAGTTGAGAACTGAAGAGGACACTATTACAGACctatttgaaaagaaagaaaatgatctGAAGAAGGTCAAAAGTGAACATAAAAGCAAACAAAGGAAAACAATGAGTAAAATAGTGGCTGGAAAAGAAATTACTGAGGAAATAGTTGCCAAGATGACTGAACACGAGAAGAACCAACAGAAACCTAGCCAAAATAAGCATGATAAACTGAAAAGTATGAAAAAAGATAAAGTAAATGTAATAGTTTCAGAACCATTGTCCCCAAAACCTGGTCCTTCACATATCAACTTGATTCCTGATACTGATACAGATGACTCAATGATTGATGAAGATGAGTTATGCTGCCAATGTAAGAGATACACTCCAGAGGAAGTTTCCAGGAGCATCTCTATCATTTTTGTCAAGTGGGGACGTTGTGATAATGTTATCAGGGGCAAAACATGCAACCACTGGGTGCATTTGTCATACTGCACACCAGTTCGCGTTCTGAGAAGAAGTGATTCTTTCCTTTGTCCATGTTGTGACAAGGAAGAATAA